The DNA sequence AATTTCTTCGTCAGTCAAATCATACAGTTCATAAACCAGCTTGTCAATCTGTTTATCTGTCGCGTCTATCTGACGCTTTAACATCTTCTTTTCATTCGGCGTTTTTGCAGCGTCAAGATTTTTGTGCAACTGGAGCATTTGTTCGACTAATTTGACCATTTTATCGTGAAGTGCAACATCATCAGGATTTTGGAAGTCAATGGTGCGGATTGGTAATGAACCCATAATTTTAGTTTTAACTTCAAAAAAGCCACCCCCTTTAGGTGGTGCGACTATACGATGCAAATATGTTAATAAAGAAGAATTTAAAAGGCCTAATATGTATTCAATGCTTTCTACTACATTTTCACGTAAAATTAAGGATTTCAGTTTATTGTTAATAAATAAATATTTTTTAGATAGAGTAAATTCACCTTTAGATGATATTTCTGGACCTATAATCTTAGGAGACATATATAGAATTGGATCCCTAGGACACCATAATTCATACCACTTTTTACCAGATTTATCAAAATAAGCTCTTCCTTTAAGTAATTTTCTTGAATCAACAAGATATTTCCAAGTATTTGGTGATATTTGTTTTAATATATTTTCATCACAAACAGTTCCGTTGGATAGATTGTAGGGATAAATAACTACATGATTAAGTTTTTCATTTGAGATAGAATCGTATCTATGTATATCTTTACCTTTAGCTAAAGGATAAGTAGGTGGACTTTCTAAATTTAGTTTTTGAGATTCTTCTTTCTTCACAAAGAATACTTGATCTTTTCCGCTATGAATGCCTTCGCTTCCGTACATAAGTAAATCACTAAGCTTAGAAAAGGAATTAAATAATCTTTTAAAAAGTTTAAATTCTATTTTATTTAAAAAATACCATTCATCATCTGTATTAAAAATAAATGAAGGAGCTATAAAATTACTTATTGTCTCAACTTCTTCTCCTTTTAGACATTTATCCAAATCTGAAAGAGGAATTCCACTTTTATCACATCTTAATATATTAATGTCCTTTTGTTTTGTTGATTTATTAATTATAAATATTCCCACATAGTTCATGGCCTTTTTAAAAACTTGATTAGTTCCAAAATCTACAACATGCTGGATTGACCCAAGCTTTTTGATTGTAGTACGAAGTCCTTGACCATAATCCCTCCTAGTAAACATAGATGGCATAATATATCCTAATAATCCGTAATTTGAGATTAGATTTAAGCCTTGTTCTACAAATGGAATATATAAATCAAAGCGTCGAGTAGCTGAAGAATATTTGTTTGAAAGAGCCTTTTTTATGCCATTTCCTAATACTTTGACATCTACATATGGAGGATTCCCAATCACAGCGTCAAAACCACCATTTGCCATAATATCGCTAAATTCATCTTCCCAATCAAAAGCATTTATTTTTACAATTTTTTCGTCGCTTAAAGTCAGATCAGAGTCGTAAATTTCAGACGAAATCAAAGAATTACCGCATTTTATATTACTTTCAAGGTCTGGCAGTGCCCTTTCTCTAAAAAGCTTCTGTTGGGCCTCAATAACATCTTTATTTTCCCCTTCAAGCACTTTAAGCAATAAACTTAACTTAGTAACTTCTACAGCTTGAGGATCAATATCAACGCCATAAATATTATTTAAAAGAATTTTCTTTTTCTCCTGTATTGTAAGGAACCATTCGCCACCTTTTCCCTGATAAATCTTATCTTTCAAACGTTTTTTATCGTTTAAATTGGTATAATAATCCAGATGCCACTTTAAAAGATAAGTGTAAGCTCCAAGCAGGAACGAACCAGAACCACAAGCAGGGTCAAGAATTTTCAATTCTGAAACTTTATTTGGTGTTTTACCCTTGCAGAGTTTCCCGACAGTATTTTCAACAATGTAATCAACGATAAATTGAGGAGTGTAATAAACACCGCCAGCTTTTTTGACTTCTGGCTTTTCTTCAACCTTTGCACGATGCCCAGCAGTTAATCTTATCACTTTACCCAGAAACTGTTCGTAAACATGCCCTAAAATCTCAACGGAAATAACAGAAAATTCATAAGGACTTGGATAATAAATACTTTTTATTATTGTTTTTAAAATGCCATCATCAATTTTAAGAGTCATTGTAAGGTCATCATGAGGTGTATTTCTGCCTTTTTCCTCTTTAAAGTGGAATAAACCTGAATTATATTTTTCATCTGCTTTTATACATAGTTTACAGAATTCTTCATAGATATTTTCGTGTTCAAGAAGTAATTTAAGCTGTTCTTGTGGTTCAATCCCTCGATCTTCGCACATTCGAAGGAAAACAATTCTGTCGATTATCTGCTGTACTGCATAGTTAAGTTGATCCACGGAAAGTTCTTCATTTCTAAGTGCAATGTTTTTTGCAAGTAAATCTCTCCAGTTTTCAATTTCTGAAAGGAATTCATCATCAACTTCATGAGTTCCACGTTTCTTTTTAGTTCCTTCAGCGAATTTATCAAATTTACCCTTTAATACAGCTTCTTTAGAAAAAATATTATAGATTTCATCCCATTTATCGATATAATCTTCAAAGGTATAATATAAAATTCTGCCAATGCCTGCGTTCTCATTCTTTTTAGGGCGTGAACGGGCCTCATAAACTGAAAGCTCTTCAAAATCAGTTAAAATAGATACTGGAAGCTTCGCACTCCATGCATATCTTCTAAGTTGGTATGATGGTTGTATTCCAATTTTAATATCTACTGATGGCTTTTTTGCCTCTACAAAAAATTTACGGACTCCAGCTAATGTAAAGCAATAATCAGGGGCTTTAGTACCTCCACCAACTTTAATAGAGTCTTCAAAAATAACATCACGATACTGAGGTGCTGCTCCCTGTTCATTGTCAACATCCCAGCCTAAAGCCTTGAAAAATGGGTTTAAAAATTCCTGTTTTAATTGTTCTTCTTTATAATTCCTGTTTTTATATGCCTTAATGTTACGTTTGAAATTCTTGACAAGTTCTATTACTTCTTCTGGCGCAGTTTGCAATTTTTAATCCCCTACAAATCTTATTTTGTATATAAATCGAGAATAGATTTAAAATGTCATAAGAATATCTCAATATTCAAATAGATAAATCATACGATTTAAATAAAATTAAAATCTTAAATTACATTAAATATCAATTATCTCATACAAATTAAATCATAAAGAACTATTTAATGATGTGTTATGGGTGGCAGTCGTTATGGATATTATAAATGTCTTAAAAAAACATGAAACTGAAATTAAAAACAAATATCATGTTAAAAGGATTGGTTTGTTTGGTTCCTATGCTCGACAGGAAGAAAATGAAGAGAGCGATGTTGTCCTCAAACACTTCGTGTTTGGGACCCTCGGAAATTCTACGAATTTCAGGGGCATGTAAAAAATCAAAGATTTTCGAAGGCCACAAAAACCATTGGTTATAGCGTGATTTATAGACGCAACATATTAGCTTATTTTTAAAAAATGATTAAAATTTAATTTTATTCATGTGAATTTATTTTTATGAATTATTGCTCAAATTCTATAGCGATACATTCCCATGGTTGAGATTCCGTATCAATAGTAGCGTATAACTCTTTTTCTACATCCTGGAATAAATCCTCACAACTGAATTTTAAATCTGCAGATTTTTTAACAGGATATATTCTGCCTCTTGCACTTTTAACAATTATATCGCCCTCTCGACTTATGCCCATTACTAATTGTTTTATTTCTTTTGCCATATTGCTCAACTCCATTAATTTAATTTTTTATTGACTAATTGCTAAGAATCTTAAAACTAAAATATTTTTCAATCTATATTTATTATAACTCCCATTATAAGTGTACTATTATTTTTAAATTTTAATATACCTGCTTACCTATTTTAAGATGATTTTGCATAACTATGAGAGGTTTCAGGATCATCAAAAACTCTCGAAAAGGGGCTCTTTTCATTGTTTAATCTCATTTGATAATATCAATTGATATTAAATTTCACAGAATCTATATACCTTAAGTATTAGATTATTAGGATTATAGATAAATAGTTTAATAAATATAAGGTCAAATATTTCACCTTAAATAACAATGGGATTGAATTATATGGACAAGGTCAACTCCATAAATGGCGTATCTATACGATTGACTAATGAAAGATGGTTTCATATTACAGAAGGCCATCCAGAGATGGCGGGTTTTTATTTTGAAGTTCTTGAGACAGTAGAAGAACCGGAAGCGATATATGCTGGTGAAAGCGAAGAATACATAGCAATAAGAAATATAAAAGATAAAAAATACATTGTAGTAATATATAAAGAATTAAATGATGATGGATTTGTGATTACCGCATTTTTCACCAAACGAATTAAACAAATGGAAAAGAGGCGAAAAGTATGGGGAACATTGAAGTGAAAAAAATATTACATATTGTTCCTGAATTATTGAAAATGCCCTATCCAAGGATCTGGACAGATTACGATAAAGAGGCCGA is a window from the Methanobacterium sp. genome containing:
- a CDS encoding N-6 DNA methylase codes for the protein MQTAPEEVIELVKNFKRNIKAYKNRNYKEEQLKQEFLNPFFKALGWDVDNEQGAAPQYRDVIFEDSIKVGGGTKAPDYCFTLAGVRKFFVEAKKPSVDIKIGIQPSYQLRRYAWSAKLPVSILTDFEELSVYEARSRPKKNENAGIGRILYYTFEDYIDKWDEIYNIFSKEAVLKGKFDKFAEGTKKKRGTHEVDDEFLSEIENWRDLLAKNIALRNEELSVDQLNYAVQQIIDRIVFLRMCEDRGIEPQEQLKLLLEHENIYEEFCKLCIKADEKYNSGLFHFKEEKGRNTPHDDLTMTLKIDDGILKTIIKSIYYPSPYEFSVISVEILGHVYEQFLGKVIRLTAGHRAKVEEKPEVKKAGGVYYTPQFIVDYIVENTVGKLCKGKTPNKVSELKILDPACGSGSFLLGAYTYLLKWHLDYYTNLNDKKRLKDKIYQGKGGEWFLTIQEKKKILLNNIYGVDIDPQAVEVTKLSLLLKVLEGENKDVIEAQQKLFRERALPDLESNIKCGNSLISSEIYDSDLTLSDEKIVKINAFDWEDEFSDIMANGGFDAVIGNPPYVDVKVLGNGIKKALSNKYSSATRRFDLYIPFVEQGLNLISNYGLLGYIMPSMFTRRDYGQGLRTTIKKLGSIQHVVDFGTNQVFKKAMNYVGIFIINKSTKQKDINILRCDKSGIPLSDLDKCLKGEEVETISNFIAPSFIFNTDDEWYFLNKIEFKLFKRLFNSFSKLSDLLMYGSEGIHSGKDQVFFVKKEESQKLNLESPPTYPLAKGKDIHRYDSISNEKLNHVVIYPYNLSNGTVCDENILKQISPNTWKYLVDSRKLLKGRAYFDKSGKKWYELWCPRDPILYMSPKIIGPEISSKGEFTLSKKYLFINNKLKSLILRENVVESIEYILGLLNSSLLTYLHRIVAPPKGGGFFEVKTKIMGSLPIRTIDFQNPDDVALHDKMVKLVEQMLQLHKNLDAAKTPNEKKMLKRQIDATDKQIDKLVYELYDLTDEEIKIVENSVKN
- a CDS encoding nucleotidyltransferase domain-containing protein: MAVVMDIINVLKKHETEIKNKYHVKRIGLFGSYARQEENEESDVVLKHFVFGTLGNSTNFRGM
- a CDS encoding PBECR2 nuclease fold domain-containing protein, whose translation is MDKVNSINGVSIRLTNERWFHITEGHPEMAGFYFEVLETVEEPEAIYAGESEEYIAIRNIKDKKYIVVIYKELNDDGFVITAFFTKRIKQMEKRRKVWGTLK